The Roseovarius sp. EL26 genome has a window encoding:
- a CDS encoding iron ABC transporter permease — MSERLLYRLAWIAVIICVAPIIAAALAAFAGDLDTWRNVLSSVLPRYTQTTLALVLIVGVSTAIIGSVTAWLVTVYRFPGVRVLEIALALPLAFPAYVLAYAYTNILDHPGIVQSTLRDVMGWGPRDYWFPEIRSLGGAAAMLTIVLYPYVYLLARASFRQQSANAFLVARTLGRSPIRAFYRVALPMARPAIVGGALLAVMETIADYGTVAFFNVQTFATGIYQAWFSLGDRAAAAQLSLCLLSFALLVAGLERAQRGKARTAGRGARFETMERPALKGAAGWGATLICLLPVLLGFVIPVIMLSLMALGSGQNLFQARYVTLMQNSVLVAGVAAVLTVAGAILIGFAARVKPGRKTKAMVVGAGLGYAVPGGVIAVGLLMPMAALDNAVDHVMETYFGINTGLLITGSIWLMVVAYMARFMAAALNAYDSGMATVPLHYDAIGRSLGQSGPRLLQRIHLPVVRNSVLTALLIVFVDTMKELPATLILHPFNFQTLAVQAHRLASDERLSEAAVPSLVLVGFGLIPVLILCRSIGRDGQRAEPSPLKGRIFRPSNIR; from the coding sequence ATGTCGGAACGTCTGCTTTATCGCCTGGCTTGGATTGCGGTCATCATTTGTGTGGCACCAATTATTGCTGCCGCTTTGGCGGCCTTTGCTGGCGATCTGGACACATGGCGAAATGTGTTATCGAGCGTCTTGCCGCGTTATACACAGACAACTTTGGCGTTGGTGCTGATCGTTGGGGTCAGCACCGCGATCATTGGCAGTGTGACGGCATGGCTGGTTACGGTTTACCGCTTTCCTGGGGTGCGGGTTTTGGAAATTGCCTTGGCGCTGCCGTTGGCTTTTCCGGCATATGTGTTGGCTTATGCCTATACCAATATTCTGGACCATCCGGGTATTGTGCAAAGCACGCTGCGTGATGTCATGGGCTGGGGGCCGCGTGATTATTGGTTCCCCGAAATCCGATCATTAGGCGGTGCGGCGGCGATGCTGACCATTGTGCTTTATCCTTATGTGTATCTTTTGGCGCGGGCTTCATTCCGACAGCAATCAGCAAATGCGTTTCTGGTTGCACGTACCTTGGGGCGCTCGCCGATCCGGGCATTTTACCGTGTGGCCTTGCCGATGGCGCGCCCGGCAATCGTAGGCGGGGCACTGCTGGCGGTCATGGAAACCATTGCCGATTATGGAACCGTTGCGTTTTTTAACGTTCAGACCTTTGCCACAGGTATTTATCAGGCGTGGTTTTCCCTTGGTGACAGAGCTGCGGCAGCGCAACTGTCGCTGTGCCTGTTGAGCTTTGCCCTGTTGGTTGCCGGGTTGGAGCGCGCGCAGCGCGGCAAAGCCCGCACTGCCGGGCGAGGCGCGAGATTTGAAACGATGGAACGGCCTGCTCTAAAGGGTGCCGCAGGATGGGGGGCAACACTTATCTGCCTTTTGCCGGTCCTGCTGGGGTTCGTTATTCCGGTCATCATGTTGAGTTTGATGGCGCTGGGATCCGGGCAAAACCTGTTTCAGGCTCGGTATGTGACCTTGATGCAAAACTCGGTTCTGGTGGCTGGGGTGGCGGCAGTGCTGACTGTCGCGGGGGCCATTTTGATTGGTTTTGCCGCAAGGGTAAAGCCGGGACGCAAAACCAAGGCGATGGTGGTCGGTGCGGGGCTTGGCTATGCTGTACCGGGTGGCGTGATTGCCGTTGGTTTGCTGATGCCGATGGCGGCGCTGGACAATGCAGTCGACCATGTGATGGAAACATATTTTGGCATCAACACTGGCTTGCTGATCACCGGCTCGATCTGGCTGATGGTGGTGGCCTATATGGCGCGGTTTATGGCCGCCGCTTTGAATGCCTATGACAGCGGAATGGCAACCGTGCCATTGCATTATGATGCCATCGGGCGATCGTTGGGCCAATCAGGGCCACGTCTGTTGCAGCGCATCCACCTGCCGGTGGTGCGCAACAGTGTCCTGACGGCGCTGTTGATCGTCTTTGTCGATACGATGAAAGAGCTGCCCGCCACCTTGATCCTGCATCCGTTCAACTTTCAGACGCTGGCGGTGCAGGCGCATCGTCTTGCCTCGGACGAGCGCCTGAGTGAGGCGGCGGTGCCATCATTGGTTTTGGTTGGATTTGGCCTGATCCCCGTGCTGATCCTGTGTCGCTCCATTGGGCGGGATGGGCAGCGGGCGGAACCCTCCCCCCTCAAGGGCAGGATCTTCAGGCCAAGTAATATACGTTAA
- a CDS encoding ferredoxin--NADP reductase, translated as MNEMTAVTDAQTAPKPVKALPDAQTVTSVKHWTDRLFSFRVTRPASLRFRSGEFVMIGLMQTDEKTGREKPLLRAYSIASPSWDEELEFYSIKVQDGPLTSRLQHIEVGDEIILRPKPVGTLVHDALLPGKRLWFFATGTGFAPFASLLREPQTYEDYDEVIITHTCREAGELTYGRELIEGLKDDELLNEVIGEGFWKKIKYYPTTTREESDKMGRITDLMRSGEAFADLGVEPLNPDTDRAMICGNLAFNLELKEMFEEYGLEEGANSKPQHYVVEKAFLD; from the coding sequence ATGAATGAGATGACCGCTGTGACCGATGCCCAGACCGCACCAAAGCCTGTCAAAGCTTTGCCTGATGCGCAGACCGTAACGTCCGTCAAACACTGGACGGATCGCCTGTTTTCCTTCCGTGTGACCCGCCCTGCCAGCCTGCGTTTCCGCTCGGGCGAGTTTGTCATGATCGGCCTGATGCAGACCGACGAGAAAACCGGCCGCGAAAAACCATTGCTACGCGCCTATTCGATTGCGTCGCCATCATGGGATGAAGAGTTGGAATTCTACTCGATCAAGGTGCAAGACGGTCCACTGACCAGCCGCCTGCAACACATCGAGGTGGGTGACGAAATCATTCTGCGCCCCAAACCGGTTGGCACGCTGGTGCATGACGCCCTGTTGCCCGGAAAACGCCTATGGTTCTTTGCCACTGGAACCGGTTTTGCACCGTTTGCCTCCCTGCTGCGCGAGCCGCAGACATATGAGGACTATGACGAGGTGATCATCACTCACACTTGCCGCGAGGCCGGTGAGCTGACCTACGGTCGTGAACTGATCGAAGGTTTGAAAGACGACGAGCTTTTGAACGAGGTGATCGGTGAGGGCTTCTGGAAAAAGATCAAATACTACCCGACCACCACCCGCGAAGAGAGCGATAAAATGGGCCGCATCACCGATCTGATGCGCTCTGGCGAGGCGTTTGCGGATCTGGGTGTCGAGCCTCTGAACCCAGACACAGACCGCGCAATGATCTGCGGCAATCTGGCGTTCAACCTTGAGCTGAAAGAAATGTTCGAAGAGTACGGTCTTGAAGAAGGTGCCAACTCGAAGCCACAACACTATGTGGTGGAAAAAGCTTTCCTCGACTAA
- a CDS encoding fused MFS/spermidine synthase produces the protein MLFFQTVLIAGYLYAHLLTRYMAVKTQILIHVGIWALALFFLPLAIPAGWQFDPNGAIAWQALLLFGAGVGLPFFALSANAPLIQSWYRRSGGPSAADPYFLYGASNFGSLIALLGFPIIAEPLFGATNIGWSWTVGFVVLGGFLTLSGLMACRDLPATNVNKISSSKPTFRNRLYWAFLAFIPSSLMLSVTSKFSLDVGSLPLIWVIPLALYLLSFVLTFSNRTLFNGKAFKIIYAFALLALVLPFAGFVRSQFGWISGVLLFSGFFIVAVFAHRKLYEARPSGEFLTGFYLTMSIGGALGGFFNSIFAPLAFSGLYEAGVTLIVASILLVDFKKQDETLHRSIVQGLLIGVIVSIFLMLFVTVLPDHANLSFFFALLLCVFAFCLQRQNSIASCTSAGVLLAGGLLLTPNDNLLLDRSFFGLHQVREVGELRLYHNGNTIHGAQRLSDDTTERPEPLFYYHANGPMAQILTSDRGKAAQSVGVIGLGVGSLACYQQPGQSWQFYEIDRMVDEIARMPHLFRFMTACAADAPTHLGDARVVLAGQEGLQYDILIVDAYSSDAVPIHLTTIEAVQLYMDRLQPDGVLVLHISNRHYDIDIPLARSAAALGLEARIQHYGGNTELDPADSVSTVVTLSRNAEALGPLETDPRWEPLLGDGGSIWTDDHANVLSILR, from the coding sequence ATGCTATTCTTTCAGACCGTATTGATTGCAGGTTACCTCTATGCCCATCTGCTCACACGGTATATGGCGGTTAAGACACAAATTTTGATACACGTCGGCATTTGGGCTCTTGCGCTCTTTTTCTTGCCGTTAGCGATTCCTGCGGGATGGCAATTTGATCCCAATGGTGCCATTGCTTGGCAGGCGTTATTGCTATTTGGTGCTGGCGTGGGTTTGCCCTTTTTCGCCCTTTCAGCCAATGCTCCGCTGATCCAGTCATGGTATAGGCGTAGTGGTGGGCCCTCGGCAGCTGATCCATATTTTCTCTACGGTGCTAGCAACTTTGGTTCATTGATTGCCCTTCTTGGTTTTCCGATAATCGCTGAACCATTGTTTGGTGCAACCAATATCGGATGGAGTTGGACAGTGGGGTTTGTCGTCCTAGGCGGTTTCTTGACCCTGAGCGGGCTGATGGCCTGTCGGGATCTTCCCGCAACAAATGTTAATAAAATATCATCCTCGAAACCAACGTTTCGAAATCGACTTTACTGGGCGTTTCTGGCTTTTATTCCATCTTCGTTAATGCTGTCAGTCACATCAAAGTTCAGCCTTGATGTCGGCTCTTTGCCGCTCATTTGGGTAATCCCATTGGCATTATACTTGCTTAGCTTTGTGTTAACGTTCTCCAACCGAACATTGTTCAACGGAAAAGCCTTCAAAATCATATATGCATTCGCTTTGTTGGCATTGGTGCTGCCATTTGCAGGCTTCGTACGAAGCCAATTTGGTTGGATCAGCGGAGTGTTACTATTTTCCGGTTTTTTTATTGTAGCTGTTTTTGCCCACCGTAAACTTTATGAAGCGCGGCCAAGCGGTGAGTTTCTCACCGGTTTCTACCTGACCATGTCAATCGGGGGGGCGCTTGGCGGTTTTTTCAATTCCATCTTTGCGCCTCTCGCCTTTAGCGGCCTTTACGAGGCCGGTGTGACACTAATCGTAGCTTCGATTTTGTTGGTAGACTTCAAAAAACAAGATGAAACGCTTCATCGCAGTATCGTACAAGGCCTACTGATTGGCGTAATCGTAAGCATATTTTTGATGTTGTTTGTTACTGTTCTGCCCGATCATGCGAATTTGTCGTTCTTTTTTGCACTCCTTTTGTGTGTGTTTGCGTTCTGTCTTCAGCGCCAAAACAGTATCGCCTCATGTACCTCAGCGGGGGTGTTGCTCGCTGGTGGTTTGCTGCTGACACCAAATGACAATCTTTTGCTTGATCGTAGTTTCTTTGGGTTGCATCAAGTTCGAGAGGTCGGTGAACTACGGTTGTACCATAACGGCAATACAATCCACGGAGCACAGCGTCTCAGTGATGATACGACTGAACGGCCTGAACCGCTGTTCTATTATCATGCAAACGGTCCGATGGCGCAAATTCTGACTTCGGATCGGGGGAAGGCTGCACAATCTGTGGGGGTCATTGGCTTGGGTGTCGGATCGCTCGCCTGTTACCAACAACCGGGGCAAAGCTGGCAATTCTACGAGATTGACCGCATGGTTGATGAAATCGCCCGGATGCCGCACCTCTTTCGCTTTATGACAGCCTGTGCTGCTGATGCGCCGACACATTTGGGTGACGCGCGCGTCGTGCTCGCTGGCCAAGAGGGATTACAATACGATATTTTGATAGTTGATGCATATAGCTCGGACGCTGTGCCAATTCACCTGACCACGATAGAGGCAGTACAACTCTACATGGACCGGCTGCAGCCTGATGGTGTACTAGTTTTGCACATTAGTAACCGGCACTATGATATTGACATTCCCTTGGCGCGCAGTGCCGCTGCTCTGGGTCTGGAAGCCCGGATCCAACATTATGGCGGGAACACGGAATTAGACCCGGCTGATTCAGTGTCAACTGTAGTCACTTTGAGCCGCAACGCTGAAGCGCTCGGCCCGCTAGAGACGGATCCTCGCTGGGAGCCATTGCTTGGAGATGGCGGTTCAATCTGGACTGATGACCATGCAAATGTGTTGTCAATTCTCAGGTAG
- a CDS encoding penicillin acylase family protein, with translation MVGLIRWLIRIVSGAVLLGLLAVVLIYFLLSRSLPDYDKELAVEGLLAPVEIVRNNANIPHILGQNDTDSFYGLGYAHAQDRLWQMVVLRRTAQGRLSEVFGIRTIEVDKVLRRLDLYGAAQKSVGSQDIPTLEALDAYADGVNARLKEINDGALGRGAPEMFVFNSPISPWQPADSIAVVKLMGVQLSSHLHNEVLRAQLSLTLDDPKRLNDILPDDLGTGIAALPRYSNLFPTLGGPAGYAVAKNTEERLSPFKAPVFAGASNAWAASPSRSASGGTLLANDPHLGFSAPGIWYLARLQLAEGGVIGGTIPGIPAILTGRNDRLGWAITSSYLDDQDVFIEKLNPKDTSQYLTPDGYKPFITERSIIRIKDENPVTLTRRWTENGPVLPGSFKDLQDITPAGHVASVSWTILSPEDTTMSSAIALMKSRTIDQALDAGELFIGPSQNLTVVGPSRIAMKVIGAMPKRDPNSESKGRLPGRGWIAENRWQGMMSYADNPEFIDPDGGIIGNTNNKTTDRPFPNHVSFTWGDTQRVHRWKRLMQGREVHTRDSFIEVQLDTVSFTARSLLPLIGADLWFTGESAPEGTPERQRQRALELLSAWNGEMNEHLPEPLIYSAWLRALQERLLRDDLGPLADEFSHVNPLFIERVYRDIDGASVWCDIRHSSPIETCSDIARLALDDALIWLSERYGTALESLKWGDAHQAIHAHQALGDVPILRYFVNIRQSTSGGDNTLMRGLTRGSGADPYSNVHGAGYRGVYDFADPDSSVFISSTGQSGHFLSRYYDDLAQLWRRGEYIPMSLAPELARAAAVGVTVLTPAKEN, from the coding sequence ATGGTGGGTTTGATCAGATGGTTGATACGGATTGTGAGCGGCGCCGTATTGCTGGGGCTGTTGGCCGTAGTTTTGATCTATTTCCTGCTGTCACGGTCTTTACCTGACTACGACAAAGAGCTTGCGGTTGAAGGGCTTTTGGCCCCGGTCGAGATTGTGCGCAACAATGCAAACATCCCTCATATTCTTGGCCAAAACGATACCGACAGTTTCTATGGTTTGGGCTATGCCCATGCGCAGGACCGTCTGTGGCAGATGGTTGTTTTGCGCCGCACAGCGCAGGGCAGGCTATCCGAAGTGTTCGGCATACGAACCATCGAAGTAGACAAAGTCTTGCGTCGACTTGATCTTTACGGGGCCGCGCAGAAATCGGTCGGATCGCAAGACATTCCCACACTCGAGGCGCTGGATGCCTATGCTGATGGGGTCAACGCCCGCCTGAAAGAAATCAATGATGGGGCGCTGGGGCGCGGTGCGCCTGAGATGTTTGTCTTCAATAGCCCTATATCGCCTTGGCAACCCGCAGATTCGATTGCGGTTGTGAAACTGATGGGCGTACAATTGTCCTCTCATCTTCATAACGAGGTGCTGCGGGCGCAGCTGTCTCTCACATTGGATGACCCTAAGCGCCTGAATGACATCCTGCCCGACGATCTGGGAACTGGTATTGCGGCATTGCCACGGTATTCTAACCTGTTCCCCACGTTGGGCGGGCCAGCCGGTTATGCCGTTGCCAAAAATACAGAGGAGCGTCTGTCGCCGTTTAAGGCACCAGTCTTTGCTGGGGCATCAAATGCCTGGGCGGCGTCACCGTCACGATCGGCCTCAGGGGGGACGCTACTGGCGAATGATCCACATCTTGGTTTTTCGGCGCCCGGGATCTGGTATTTGGCGCGCCTTCAATTGGCCGAAGGTGGTGTGATCGGCGGCACAATCCCCGGAATTCCTGCAATTCTGACAGGACGGAATGATCGCTTAGGTTGGGCAATCACTTCGTCATATCTGGATGATCAGGATGTCTTTATTGAAAAACTTAATCCCAAAGACACTTCGCAATATCTGACACCTGATGGGTACAAGCCATTCATAACTGAACGGTCGATCATCCGGATCAAGGATGAAAACCCGGTGACACTGACACGTCGCTGGACTGAAAATGGCCCGGTTTTGCCGGGGTCGTTTAAAGATCTGCAAGATATCACACCTGCGGGGCATGTCGCCTCGGTGTCTTGGACAATCCTGTCACCAGAAGACACGACAATGAGTTCGGCAATTGCTTTGATGAAATCGCGCACGATTGATCAGGCGCTGGACGCAGGTGAGCTGTTTATCGGACCATCACAGAACCTAACCGTGGTGGGGCCATCACGGATAGCGATGAAGGTTATTGGCGCGATGCCAAAACGTGACCCAAACAGCGAAAGCAAAGGGCGTTTGCCTGGGCGCGGTTGGATTGCCGAAAACCGTTGGCAGGGCATGATGTCCTATGCCGATAATCCGGAATTTATTGACCCAGATGGCGGTATCATCGGGAACACCAACAACAAAACCACGGACCGGCCGTTTCCCAATCATGTCAGTTTTACATGGGGGGATACTCAGCGTGTTCATCGCTGGAAACGCCTGATGCAAGGCCGTGAGGTGCACACTCGTGACAGCTTCATTGAGGTGCAGCTGGATACGGTAAGCTTTACTGCGCGCTCGTTGTTGCCGCTGATTGGTGCTGACCTTTGGTTTACGGGCGAATCCGCCCCAGAGGGCACGCCTGAACGCCAGCGCCAACGCGCGCTTGAGCTGCTGTCGGCGTGGAATGGGGAAATGAACGAACACCTGCCAGAACCTTTGATTTATTCGGCTTGGTTGCGTGCCTTGCAAGAGCGCCTGCTGCGTGACGATCTGGGACCATTGGCAGATGAATTTTCTCATGTAAATCCGCTGTTTATTGAGCGTGTATACCGCGACATTGATGGGGCCTCGGTTTGGTGTGATATCCGGCATTCATCGCCGATTGAAACCTGTTCCGATATTGCGCGCCTTGCGCTGGATGATGCGCTGATCTGGCTATCCGAGCGATACGGCACGGCATTGGAAAGCCTGAAATGGGGGGATGCTCATCAGGCGATACATGCCCATCAGGCCTTGGGCGATGTACCGATTTTGCGGTATTTCGTAAACATTCGCCAAAGCACATCGGGAGGCGACAACACGTTGATGCGCGGGTTGACCCGTGGCAGTGGTGCAGACCCATATAGCAATGTGCACGGCGCCGGATATCGCGGTGTTTATGACTTTGCCGATCCTGACAGCAGTGTGTTCATTTCGTCGACCGGACAATCGGGACATTTTCTAAGCCGCTATTACGACGATCTGGCGCAACTTTGGCGGCGGGGGGAATACATTCCTATGTCACTGGCACCCGAGCTGGCGCGCGCAGCTGCGGTTGGCGTGACAGTTCTGACGCCTGCCAAGGAAAATTAA
- a CDS encoding NAD(P)-dependent oxidoreductase — MAKLAFLGLGVMGYPMAGHLQAAGHDVCVYNRTFSKAESWVSEHSGRAAKTPREAADGADLVMSCVGNDNDLRSVCLGDDGAFTGMREGAIFVDHTTVSADVTRELFQAANARGLHFVDAPISGGQAGAENAVLSIMCGGDQPAYDAAESIMQIYSKICRRLGESGAGQLTKMCNQIAIAGLVQGLSESLHFAEKAGLDGRAVVEVISQGAAGSWQMANRFETMLDDHFEHGFAVDWMRKDLGICLQAADETGASLPVTALVDQFYKDVQKMDGGRWDTSSLFKRLRKLD; from the coding sequence ATGGCAAAACTGGCATTTTTAGGACTTGGCGTTATGGGATACCCGATGGCGGGTCACCTGCAAGCCGCCGGACATGATGTCTGCGTCTACAATCGAACCTTTAGCAAGGCCGAATCTTGGGTTTCTGAGCATAGTGGCCGTGCTGCCAAAACCCCACGCGAAGCGGCTGATGGTGCGGACCTGGTGATGTCGTGCGTCGGCAACGATAATGACCTGCGCTCAGTTTGCCTTGGCGACGATGGGGCTTTTACTGGAATGCGTGAGGGCGCGATTTTCGTCGATCACACCACAGTTTCAGCCGATGTCACTCGTGAGCTTTTTCAGGCCGCTAACGCCCGCGGGCTTCACTTTGTCGATGCGCCAATCTCTGGCGGTCAAGCAGGCGCGGAAAATGCTGTCTTGTCAATCATGTGCGGTGGCGATCAGCCTGCCTATGACGCGGCCGAGTCAATCATGCAGATTTATTCAAAGATCTGCCGCCGCCTTGGTGAATCTGGTGCCGGACAACTGACCAAGATGTGCAATCAGATCGCCATCGCGGGCCTGGTTCAGGGGCTGAGTGAATCGCTGCACTTTGCCGAAAAAGCCGGGCTTGATGGCCGCGCTGTGGTCGAAGTGATCAGTCAGGGCGCCGCTGGCAGCTGGCAAATGGCCAACCGGTTTGAAACCATGCTGGATGACCATTTTGAACATGGCTTTGCCGTCGACTGGATGCGCAAAGATCTGGGGATTTGCCTGCAGGCCGCAGATGAAACAGGTGCATCCCTGCCCGTCACGGCACTGGTCGATCAATTCTACAAAGATGTTCAGAAAATGGATGGCGGACGCTGGGATACTTCAAGCCTGTTCAAACGCCTGCGCAAGCTTGATTAA
- a CDS encoding flavodoxin family protein: MAKLLIVYHSRTGGSRQMAEAATQAAQEETEAVLISADQAGPEDVLQADGYIFCAPENLAAISGVMKDFFDRCYYPVLGQIEGRPYAQMVCAGSDGENAVRQMARIAQGWRLREVQPAIIICTHAQTPEQILSDKTIPESDLAECRELGMALGAGLSMGMF; this comes from the coding sequence ATGGCGAAGCTGCTGATTGTCTATCATTCCAGAACCGGTGGAAGCCGGCAGATGGCCGAAGCTGCGACGCAGGCGGCGCAGGAGGAGACAGAGGCAGTTCTCATATCCGCAGATCAGGCCGGGCCAGAGGACGTGCTGCAGGCGGATGGTTATATTTTCTGTGCGCCCGAAAATCTGGCTGCCATATCTGGAGTGATGAAGGATTTCTTTGACCGCTGTTATTACCCGGTGTTGGGCCAGATCGAAGGCAGGCCCTATGCGCAGATGGTCTGTGCTGGATCAGATGGCGAAAATGCAGTGCGCCAGATGGCACGTATTGCACAGGGGTGGCGCTTGAGAGAGGTGCAGCCCGCAATCATTATCTGCACCCATGCGCAGACGCCTGAACAAATCTTGAGCGACAAGACGATTCCCGAATCGGATTTAGCCGAATGTCGTGAGTTGGGCATGGCCCTTGGGGCCGGGTTGAGCATGGGGATGTTTTAG
- a CDS encoding translation initiation factor 3, which translates to MKNLLWVLIAGAVLIGGYMLVSGKSVEEISEDVTQTGESATEAATEAAEEAVTAVEEVADEAAEAAEEAATAATEAAEEAATAAEEAVDTATEAASDAVDTATEAASDAADTATEAASDAVDTATEAASDVADTASEAVDAASDAVNDAVDSVTGEAADAAAETATDAAADAATDAANEATDAATDAATDAVNDAADSATDAATDAVTDAISN; encoded by the coding sequence ATGAAAAACCTGCTTTGGGTTCTGATTGCCGGTGCTGTGCTCATCGGAGGCTATATGCTGGTGTCCGGTAAATCGGTTGAAGAGATCAGCGAAGACGTCACGCAAACTGGTGAATCTGCGACAGAGGCTGCGACTGAAGCGGCTGAAGAAGCTGTGACTGCTGTAGAAGAAGTTGCTGACGAAGCAGCGGAAGCTGCAGAAGAGGCAGCAACTGCCGCGACAGAAGCCGCTGAAGAAGCTGCGACAGCTGCTGAAGAAGCCGTTGATACCGCAACTGAAGCCGCCAGCGATGCTGTTGATACAGCGACCGAAGCGGCAAGTGATGCGGCTGATACAGCGACCGAAGCAGCCAGCGATGCCGTTGACACCGCGACCGAAGCTGCCAGCGATGTTGCCGATACAGCTTCAGAAGCAGTCGACGCAGCCAGTGACGCGGTGAACGACGCAGTTGACAGCGTAACAGGTGAAGCAGCGGATGCAGCGGCTGAGACAGCAACAGATGCGGCTGCAGACGCTGCCACTGATGCGGCAAATGAAGCTACTGATGCAGCAACTGACGCTGCCACAGATGCCGTCAATGATGCAGCGGATTCAGCTACAGATGCTGCGACCGACGCTGTTACGGATGCAATCTCGAACTAA
- the infC gene encoding translation initiation factor IF-3, which translates to MARRPHNAPPQRETGPRINDRIRATEIRLIGADGENAGVVTPERAMEMAETAGLDLVEISPNATPPVCKIMDFGKYKYEQQKRESEARKKQKIIEVKEVKFRPNTDTHDYEVKMRNVFKFLGNGDKVKITLRFRGREMAHQDLGRELLNRVAEDTKDAGKVENWPKMEGRQMIMIIGPLAK; encoded by the coding sequence ATAGCCCGCAGACCGCACAACGCGCCACCACAGCGCGAGACAGGCCCCCGCATCAATGACCGCATCCGTGCGACCGAAATTCGCCTGATTGGCGCAGATGGTGAAAACGCCGGCGTTGTGACACCGGAACGTGCCATGGAAATGGCCGAGACCGCTGGCCTCGACCTGGTTGAGATTTCCCCCAATGCCACTCCACCGGTCTGCAAGATCATGGATTTCGGAAAATATAAATACGAACAACAAAAACGCGAATCTGAAGCCCGCAAAAAGCAAAAGATCATCGAAGTGAAAGAGGTGAAGTTCCGCCCCAACACTGACACGCATGATTACGAAGTGAAAATGCGCAACGTTTTCAAATTCTTGGGGAATGGAGACAAAGTCAAAATCACCCTGCGCTTTCGGGGCCGCGAAATGGCGCACCAGGATCTGGGCCGCGAGCTTCTGAACCGCGTTGCTGAAGATACCAAAGACGCAGGCAAGGTCGAAAACTGGCCAAAAATGGAAGGCCGCCAGATGATCATGATCATCGGTCCTTTGGCCAAATAA